In one Fundulus heteroclitus isolate FHET01 chromosome 3, MU-UCD_Fhet_4.1, whole genome shotgun sequence genomic region, the following are encoded:
- the nr4a3 gene encoding nuclear receptor subfamily 4 group A member 3 isoform X1, translating into MNLERTGTAAIRGRRSDGPDALVLKLFTFIGTGSEERAQPSSEHRRPDPSCATSAESSPHKEPCPGRSHDTPKPRTPSTIQREALSPDMPCVQAQYGPAPPGSAYSGQSFSYQGDSYGSDLMTPDYTKLDLGGGEISAAATTSLPSFNVFVEGSYEPKSSCLYQMPPHRPAIKKEEESYPTAPPLEAMSSATMYFKQSPPSTPTTPSMTQQPGTSFMWDEHSLAPQSHAHSMGSGLETGPLKSPRFSHFYQHSPPHSGGSVGGYEGLAGGLVRTSSSSSSSSSSVSHPHGQHLEQPMYQLHRGAGGSSLAFRSLALGPCGPLLGDSLPSPPPRGPQGEGTCAVCGDNAACQHYGVRTCEGCKGFFKRTVQKNAKYVCLASKNCPVDKRRRNRCQYCRFQKCLSVGMVKEVVRTDSLKGRRGRLPSKPKSPLQTEASPPSPPLSLLSALLRAYSHCTPRDLDYSQFSAADPPSSTSDAEHIQLFYRLLTISMETTRCWAERLPGFTELQRDDQNLLIDSAFLELFVLRLAYRSMLSEDKLVFCNGLVLHRFQCLRGFGEWLDSIRDFSTHLQSLNLDASAFACLSALVLLTDQVPGLKDSKRVEELQNKVICCLRDHLGCGPSSSSSSSTKATPPLSRVLGLRAELRSQRTQGMQRIFYLKLEDLVPPPPSIDRFLDTLPY; encoded by the exons ATGAACCTAGAGCGGACTGGTACGGCCGCGATCAGAGGCAGGAGAAGCGATGGCCCGGACGCGCtggttttaaaattattcacTTTTATAG GCACAGGTTCGGAAGAGCGCGCCCAGCCGAGCTCGGAGCACCGGCGACCGGATCCCTCCTGTGCCACGTCCGCCGAGTCGTCCCCGCACAAGGAGCCCTGTCCCGGCCGCAGCCACGACACCCCTAAACCCCGGACACCCAGCACCATTCAGCGCGAAGCCCTTTCACCAG aCATGCCCTGTGTGCAGGCTCAGTACGGGCCGGCCCCTCCAGGCTCCGCTTACTCCGGCCAGTCCTTCAGCTACCAGGGTGACAGCTACGGCTCCGACCTCATGACCCCGGACTACACCAAGCTGGACCTGGGCGGGGGCGAGATCTCCGCCGCCGCCACCACGTCCCTCCCGAGCTTCAACGTCTTCGTGGAGGGCAGCTACGAGCCCAAGTCCTCCTGCCTCTACCAGATGCCCCCGCACAGGCCCGCCAtcaaaaaggaggaggagagctaCCCGACTGCCCCGCCTCTGGAGGCCATGTCCTCCGCCACCATGTACTTTAAGCAGTCCCCTCCGTCCACTCCCACCACCCCGTCCATGACGCAGCAGCCCGGCACCTCCTTCATGTGGGACGAACACTCCTTGGCCCCTCAGTCCCACGCTCACTCCATGGGCTCGGGCCTCGAGACGGGGCCCCTGAAGTCCCCGCGCTTTTCGCACTTTTACCAGCACTCCCCACCTCACAGCGGGGGTAGCGTGGGTGGCTACGAGGGCCTCGCAGGGGGACTGGTTCGCACCTCGTCCtcttcctcgtcctcctcttcatcagtaTCTCACCCTCATGGCCAGCACCTGGAGCAGCCCATGTACCAGCTGCACCGCGGGGCGGGGGGCAGCAGCCTCGCCTTCCGCTCCTTGGCTCTGGGACCTTGTGGACCCCTGCTAGGGGACAGCCTGCCCTCACCTCCCCCCCGAGGGCCACAGGGAGAGGGGACCTGCGCGGTGTGTGGGGACAACGCAGCATGCCAGCACTACGGCGTACGCACCTGCGAGGGCTGCAAGGGCTTCTTCAAG CGCACCGTGCAGAAAAACGCCAAGTACGTGTGCCTGGCCAGCAAGAACTGTCCTGTGGACAAGAGGAGACGCAACCGCTGCCAGTACTGCCGCTTTCAGAAGTGCCTAAGCGTGGGCATGGTAAAGGAAG TGGTCCGCACCGACAGCTTGAAGGGGCGCCGAGGCCGCCTGCCTTCCAAACCAAAGAGCCCCCTGCAGACAGAGGCGTCTCCCCCGTCTCCCCCTCTCAGCctgctctctgctctgctcaGGGCTTACTCCCACTGCACACCGCGAGACCTTGACTACAGCCAG TTCAGCGCCGCCGACCCTCCGTCCTCCACCTCAGACGCAGAGCACATCCAGCTCTTCTACAGGCTGCTCACCATCTCGATGGAGACCACCAGGTGCTGGGCCGAGCGGCTGCCGGGCTTCACCGAGCTCCAGCGCGACGATCAGAACCTGCTCATAGATTCGGCCTTCTTGGAGCTGTTTGTCCTGCGACTTGCATACAG ATCCATGCTGTCGGAGGACAAGCTGGTGTTCTGCAACGGCTTGGTGCTGCACAGGTTCCAGTGCCTTCGCGGGTTCGGAGAGTGGCTGGACTCCATCCGGGATTTCTCCACCCACCTTCAGAGCCTCAACCTTGATGCTTCTGCCTTCGCCTGTCTGTCTGCCCTGGTTCTGCTCACAG ATCAAGTCCCAGGTCTGAAGGACTCAAAGcgtgtggaggagctgcagaataAGGTCATCTGCTGCCTCAGAGACCACCTGGGCTGCggcccttcctcctcctcctcctcctccaccaagGCCACGCCCCCTCTGAGCCGTGTGCTGGGTTTGAGGGCGGAGCTCCGCTCGCAGAGGACCCAGGGCATGCAGCGGATCTTCTACCTGAAGCTGGAGGACCTCgtgccgccgccgccgtcgATCGACAGATTCCTGGACACCCTGCCCTACTGA
- the nr4a3 gene encoding nuclear receptor subfamily 4 group A member 3 isoform X3, protein MNRRAQLLEQLQFVQLKCTSRDMPCVQAQYGPAPPGSAYSGQSFSYQGDSYGSDLMTPDYTKLDLGGGEISAAATTSLPSFNVFVEGSYEPKSSCLYQMPPHRPAIKKEEESYPTAPPLEAMSSATMYFKQSPPSTPTTPSMTQQPGTSFMWDEHSLAPQSHAHSMGSGLETGPLKSPRFSHFYQHSPPHSGGSVGGYEGLAGGLVRTSSSSSSSSSSVSHPHGQHLEQPMYQLHRGAGGSSLAFRSLALGPCGPLLGDSLPSPPPRGPQGEGTCAVCGDNAACQHYGVRTCEGCKGFFKRTVQKNAKYVCLASKNCPVDKRRRNRCQYCRFQKCLSVGMVKEVVRTDSLKGRRGRLPSKPKSPLQTEASPPSPPLSLLSALLRAYSHCTPRDLDYSQFSAADPPSSTSDAEHIQLFYRLLTISMETTRCWAERLPGFTELQRDDQNLLIDSAFLELFVLRLAYRSMLSEDKLVFCNGLVLHRFQCLRGFGEWLDSIRDFSTHLQSLNLDASAFACLSALVLLTDQVPGLKDSKRVEELQNKVICCLRDHLGCGPSSSSSSSTKATPPLSRVLGLRAELRSQRTQGMQRIFYLKLEDLVPPPPSIDRFLDTLPY, encoded by the exons ATGAACAGGCGCGCTCAGTTATTGGAACAGCTGCAGTTTGTCCAGTTGAAATGCACATCTCGAG aCATGCCCTGTGTGCAGGCTCAGTACGGGCCGGCCCCTCCAGGCTCCGCTTACTCCGGCCAGTCCTTCAGCTACCAGGGTGACAGCTACGGCTCCGACCTCATGACCCCGGACTACACCAAGCTGGACCTGGGCGGGGGCGAGATCTCCGCCGCCGCCACCACGTCCCTCCCGAGCTTCAACGTCTTCGTGGAGGGCAGCTACGAGCCCAAGTCCTCCTGCCTCTACCAGATGCCCCCGCACAGGCCCGCCAtcaaaaaggaggaggagagctaCCCGACTGCCCCGCCTCTGGAGGCCATGTCCTCCGCCACCATGTACTTTAAGCAGTCCCCTCCGTCCACTCCCACCACCCCGTCCATGACGCAGCAGCCCGGCACCTCCTTCATGTGGGACGAACACTCCTTGGCCCCTCAGTCCCACGCTCACTCCATGGGCTCGGGCCTCGAGACGGGGCCCCTGAAGTCCCCGCGCTTTTCGCACTTTTACCAGCACTCCCCACCTCACAGCGGGGGTAGCGTGGGTGGCTACGAGGGCCTCGCAGGGGGACTGGTTCGCACCTCGTCCtcttcctcgtcctcctcttcatcagtaTCTCACCCTCATGGCCAGCACCTGGAGCAGCCCATGTACCAGCTGCACCGCGGGGCGGGGGGCAGCAGCCTCGCCTTCCGCTCCTTGGCTCTGGGACCTTGTGGACCCCTGCTAGGGGACAGCCTGCCCTCACCTCCCCCCCGAGGGCCACAGGGAGAGGGGACCTGCGCGGTGTGTGGGGACAACGCAGCATGCCAGCACTACGGCGTACGCACCTGCGAGGGCTGCAAGGGCTTCTTCAAG CGCACCGTGCAGAAAAACGCCAAGTACGTGTGCCTGGCCAGCAAGAACTGTCCTGTGGACAAGAGGAGACGCAACCGCTGCCAGTACTGCCGCTTTCAGAAGTGCCTAAGCGTGGGCATGGTAAAGGAAG TGGTCCGCACCGACAGCTTGAAGGGGCGCCGAGGCCGCCTGCCTTCCAAACCAAAGAGCCCCCTGCAGACAGAGGCGTCTCCCCCGTCTCCCCCTCTCAGCctgctctctgctctgctcaGGGCTTACTCCCACTGCACACCGCGAGACCTTGACTACAGCCAG TTCAGCGCCGCCGACCCTCCGTCCTCCACCTCAGACGCAGAGCACATCCAGCTCTTCTACAGGCTGCTCACCATCTCGATGGAGACCACCAGGTGCTGGGCCGAGCGGCTGCCGGGCTTCACCGAGCTCCAGCGCGACGATCAGAACCTGCTCATAGATTCGGCCTTCTTGGAGCTGTTTGTCCTGCGACTTGCATACAG ATCCATGCTGTCGGAGGACAAGCTGGTGTTCTGCAACGGCTTGGTGCTGCACAGGTTCCAGTGCCTTCGCGGGTTCGGAGAGTGGCTGGACTCCATCCGGGATTTCTCCACCCACCTTCAGAGCCTCAACCTTGATGCTTCTGCCTTCGCCTGTCTGTCTGCCCTGGTTCTGCTCACAG ATCAAGTCCCAGGTCTGAAGGACTCAAAGcgtgtggaggagctgcagaataAGGTCATCTGCTGCCTCAGAGACCACCTGGGCTGCggcccttcctcctcctcctcctcctccaccaagGCCACGCCCCCTCTGAGCCGTGTGCTGGGTTTGAGGGCGGAGCTCCGCTCGCAGAGGACCCAGGGCATGCAGCGGATCTTCTACCTGAAGCTGGAGGACCTCgtgccgccgccgccgtcgATCGACAGATTCCTGGACACCCTGCCCTACTGA
- the nr4a3 gene encoding nuclear receptor subfamily 4 group A member 3 isoform X2: MPCVQAQYGPAPPGSAYSGQSFSYQGDSYGSDLMTPDYTKLDLGGGEISAAATTSLPSFNVFVEGSYEPKSSCLYQMPPHRPAIKKEEESYPTAPPLEAMSSATMYFKQSPPSTPTTPSMTQQPGTSFMWDEHSLAPQSHAHSMGSGLETGPLKSPRFSHFYQHSPPHSGGSVGGYEGLAGGLVRTSSSSSSSSSSVSHPHGQHLEQPMYQLHRGAGGSSLAFRSLALGPCGPLLGDSLPSPPPRGPQGEGTCAVCGDNAACQHYGVRTCEGCKGFFKRTVQKNAKYVCLASKNCPVDKRRRNRCQYCRFQKCLSVGMVKEVVRTDSLKGRRGRLPSKPKSPLQTEASPPSPPLSLLSALLRAYSHCTPRDLDYSQFSAADPPSSTSDAEHIQLFYRLLTISMETTRCWAERLPGFTELQRDDQNLLIDSAFLELFVLRLAYRSMLSEDKLVFCNGLVLHRFQCLRGFGEWLDSIRDFSTHLQSLNLDASAFACLSALVLLTDQVPGLKDSKRVEELQNKVICCLRDHLGCGPSSSSSSSTKATPPLSRVLGLRAELRSQRTQGMQRIFYLKLEDLVPPPPSIDRFLDTLPY; this comes from the exons ATGCCCTGTGTGCAGGCTCAGTACGGGCCGGCCCCTCCAGGCTCCGCTTACTCCGGCCAGTCCTTCAGCTACCAGGGTGACAGCTACGGCTCCGACCTCATGACCCCGGACTACACCAAGCTGGACCTGGGCGGGGGCGAGATCTCCGCCGCCGCCACCACGTCCCTCCCGAGCTTCAACGTCTTCGTGGAGGGCAGCTACGAGCCCAAGTCCTCCTGCCTCTACCAGATGCCCCCGCACAGGCCCGCCAtcaaaaaggaggaggagagctaCCCGACTGCCCCGCCTCTGGAGGCCATGTCCTCCGCCACCATGTACTTTAAGCAGTCCCCTCCGTCCACTCCCACCACCCCGTCCATGACGCAGCAGCCCGGCACCTCCTTCATGTGGGACGAACACTCCTTGGCCCCTCAGTCCCACGCTCACTCCATGGGCTCGGGCCTCGAGACGGGGCCCCTGAAGTCCCCGCGCTTTTCGCACTTTTACCAGCACTCCCCACCTCACAGCGGGGGTAGCGTGGGTGGCTACGAGGGCCTCGCAGGGGGACTGGTTCGCACCTCGTCCtcttcctcgtcctcctcttcatcagtaTCTCACCCTCATGGCCAGCACCTGGAGCAGCCCATGTACCAGCTGCACCGCGGGGCGGGGGGCAGCAGCCTCGCCTTCCGCTCCTTGGCTCTGGGACCTTGTGGACCCCTGCTAGGGGACAGCCTGCCCTCACCTCCCCCCCGAGGGCCACAGGGAGAGGGGACCTGCGCGGTGTGTGGGGACAACGCAGCATGCCAGCACTACGGCGTACGCACCTGCGAGGGCTGCAAGGGCTTCTTCAAG CGCACCGTGCAGAAAAACGCCAAGTACGTGTGCCTGGCCAGCAAGAACTGTCCTGTGGACAAGAGGAGACGCAACCGCTGCCAGTACTGCCGCTTTCAGAAGTGCCTAAGCGTGGGCATGGTAAAGGAAG TGGTCCGCACCGACAGCTTGAAGGGGCGCCGAGGCCGCCTGCCTTCCAAACCAAAGAGCCCCCTGCAGACAGAGGCGTCTCCCCCGTCTCCCCCTCTCAGCctgctctctgctctgctcaGGGCTTACTCCCACTGCACACCGCGAGACCTTGACTACAGCCAG TTCAGCGCCGCCGACCCTCCGTCCTCCACCTCAGACGCAGAGCACATCCAGCTCTTCTACAGGCTGCTCACCATCTCGATGGAGACCACCAGGTGCTGGGCCGAGCGGCTGCCGGGCTTCACCGAGCTCCAGCGCGACGATCAGAACCTGCTCATAGATTCGGCCTTCTTGGAGCTGTTTGTCCTGCGACTTGCATACAG ATCCATGCTGTCGGAGGACAAGCTGGTGTTCTGCAACGGCTTGGTGCTGCACAGGTTCCAGTGCCTTCGCGGGTTCGGAGAGTGGCTGGACTCCATCCGGGATTTCTCCACCCACCTTCAGAGCCTCAACCTTGATGCTTCTGCCTTCGCCTGTCTGTCTGCCCTGGTTCTGCTCACAG ATCAAGTCCCAGGTCTGAAGGACTCAAAGcgtgtggaggagctgcagaataAGGTCATCTGCTGCCTCAGAGACCACCTGGGCTGCggcccttcctcctcctcctcctcctccaccaagGCCACGCCCCCTCTGAGCCGTGTGCTGGGTTTGAGGGCGGAGCTCCGCTCGCAGAGGACCCAGGGCATGCAGCGGATCTTCTACCTGAAGCTGGAGGACCTCgtgccgccgccgccgtcgATCGACAGATTCCTGGACACCCTGCCCTACTGA